CGATGTGCAGGGTCACGCGCTCGGGAAACTTGGTTTCGTTCTTGAAGTAGAAGTCGGGTCGCTCGACCTGGATGCAGGTGCCGACCTGCTCGGGTGCGAGATTGACGCCTGGCCACTGTTCGGGGTCTGAAACCAGTCCGGCGGCGGTCGGATTCACGTACCCGTACGCCATTTTGTCCAGAATTGAGCTTTCAGTCAGCAGGGCTTGGACTGCGGGTTTCTCATCGGAGTCCCACCAGCAGCCACGCTTGGGTCGCAGGTGCTTCAGTGCAAGAGCGGTTTCCTTGCCAAAGTCACGCAGGAAGTCAGGCAATACCCCGCGGGTGTCGGTGTACGTTCCATGGATGTGGTTACTCATCGCCGAAAACTGATGAACGAGCACCCCGTACTTGTTGGCGAACACCGCCAAACAGTAGAGCAGTACCTGATTGATGCGTTCATCGGGACGTAGCAAGAATCGTCTATCATCGCAACGACGACTGACCAGCACCGTCTGACCGGCTACCACGCAGCGAGCAAGCATGCCTTCGTTATCGGCCAGCTACCTTTCCGGTTGCCTCGATTTTCACTCCGGTCAGGGTTGCCTGTTGCACGTTTGCCAAGTACACGGACGCCCTCAAGCGAGGACGCACCGTGCTGGTTGCGGGCGCCGAGGACCCCGTGCACGGCGATAGTTGGGCGAATCTCTACGTCCCCAGCCCCGACAAGAATATTGGGGACACCGTGGACATCGCCCCCGGCACCGTGGTCAGTTTCGGCGCCACCTGGAACAACATCAAGCCCGGGTGGGTCGAGGTCTTGGTCAACGGACTGCCGTTCACGCCATGCAGCGGGTTTTTCGGGGTCGGCACCGGATCGAGTACATGCGGCATATACTTCAATGCGAGCTCGTGGGTGACCCTGCGCACGCAGCACGCCCAGACGAGCCCGATCTACGTCA
This Pseudomonadota bacterium DNA region includes the following protein-coding sequences:
- a CDS encoding transposase, whose amino-acid sequence is MLARCVVAGQTVLVSRRCDDRRFLLRPDERINQVLLYCLAVFANKYGVLVHQFSAMSNHIHGTYTDTRGVLPDFLRDFGKETALALKHLRPKRGCWWDSDEKPAVQALLTESSILDKMAYGYVNPTAAGLVSDPEQWPGVNLAPEQVGTCIQVERPDFYFKNETKFPERVTLHIAPPPSFDGRVEWLRQAVRNVANEAIAQARAKLRAAGRWFLGVRGVVTTDPYARPGSEERAQAFIPALAARSAEALR